The Daphnia pulex isolate KAP4 chromosome 7, ASM2113471v1 genome includes the window TTTGTCATAGCGACTGCacatcaggcttgttttattCAGtggtaataattttcttccGTTTCGTTGAGGATCTAGTTATCTTTTTTGtctcaattgaaagaaaaaaaacttgaaaaatccAAACTCTCAAATGAATTTGGGTGATTAGTAAAAAAACATCTAAAAGGATTTCCTCATTGCCCAACCAATATTGATTGCATTCATTTGCGTAAAAGCGCAAGTGTCACTGCCCTTGAGTTGTATGCTCATCTGCTAATTCAGTTGTCTTTCATTGTGGCGTGGCCCTGGCTGTCATTCTTGACAAAACTTGacgttttctcattttcgcTTTTGCATTTGTACGAAAAAGTCGTACGTGAAGAAGTAAACTGTCAACACCCGAGAGGTTTTGATGTTCCCTCTTGTTCTTGGTTGACATTTTCTTGGCGTATTACTTTTTAAACTTGAGTGAGGTACTCGTTTCAGTGATGAATTACTTTGAGTCGTTCCTAATAGACTCGATGGTTTATTGATATGTTGTTACCTTGGCAACATAACAGTACTATTGCATTTCGCAAAGAGGAGCTTACAAGCCCATATTAAATGGTCAAGGTCCGTGGGTCAAAGCAGTAATCCGTATTAGAGTCGGCCCAGAAATGGTCAAAAgcagtaaaataaaagttgtggCCGTTTCACCTTCTAACATTGTGACAAGCGACTACCTAACTAATGATTCGACagtattaaattttgattggtCTTTGAAGCCGATAACGACTTGGCTTCAAATTTTTGGCATTCAGCCACCGCTAATCTCCTCTGTTAACCGAAACAGTTGTTGCAATCGGTTTGTGGTACTCATTCCGATTGCAgtagttttctattttctgaaTGTTGGCTGCAATGGGTTTGCTCTAGGACAAATTAAATGGAATGCCACCAAGAAGAACTATAGTAGCAGTTCTACCAGGAACTGGAATTCAATCATTAACGAAATGAATTTTAGTTTACTGACTTTGGCGACACATTCCGCTCTTTTATTCTTCAGCTATTTCATGGCTTGGAAGGGTCTGACGGAAGTGCTCCGGCGATTGGAACAATGCCACCAATTTGACAGTGGCCATTATAAAAAATTCCGGAGAATCTGTACAGTTGGGTCTTGCTTCATGTTGATCGTAATCATTTATCTTTCGATTTCctaaattatttcttaaaattatttggaCTTGTATTTTATAGGAAATTGCCATTGAATTATTTGAGACACTTTATGGCCTTTTATCGTTCGACGCAAAGATATTACCAACCTTCCGTGTTATTTTATCCGGATTGAGGATGGTGTCACTCGTGTTCCCATTTCTTGGCACTATCCTGTTCTGTTGTCTGGGATGGATGGCTTCGATCATGTTACGAATCATGGCAGAGGAAATTGAATCGTCAATCATCAATCGCCCTGTTAATAACTCTAGATTGAATAATTGGGTCTTGATGTCTTTGGATGGATGGAGGCGCCGCTATTTCCTGATTGTCGAATTTGTGCAGCAAATCAACTGCCATTTcggttttattcttttggtcGTCACGGCATCAGAATTCGTTCGGATAACCAACACATCTTTCCAATTACTCGTTGAATTTCTAAATAACAGTTGGACATTGTCTAGCATGTCCACGATCTTGATTGCCTTTGACTTTATTAAAGAGACGGCCTGCTTCTGTATTTTGCTCTACGTACCTACTAAAATCCATGGAGAGGTAAATTGATGAAACTTATTGTTATGgtgaaaaacttgaaaaggtTATCAGTGGTTTTCCATATTAAGGCCAGTGACTTGGTCAAACGGTTGCGGATGATGGACTTTGACGATTACGGTCCCCGAACCCAGGTATTAGTGATAATTGGCATATTACACCATGTCAATTCGTATTAACGGGAATTTATTCACAGATGAAATTTCTAGTTGAAGAGATGACTCATTCGCTTCCGAGTATCGCACCGATGGGGTTAGTTCAAATAAATGTCCAACTCATTCCAACGGTATTGAACCAAATTAATCTCTCAATCTCATCGATAAAAAATcgctaattttaattttttcgatgtaaattctttcattcttttgtaTTAGCTGATTGGAACGACGTTGACATATTTGATTATCCTTTGCCAGTTTCACTCGTCAGAGACTGtctaataaaatttgaatacaaaaGGAAGACTACGTGGGAAAAATTCGATTATGAGTGGACTCGTACAGAAGCTTTTGATAAGAGGATTTCATTGCAAGACCGTTCACCGCAagtattttttgttggttttatgTATTTCTTTCGGACGTATACTTGCGAGCGTATCCGCCACATATACTTGGCGTTGCTTGTATAGGGAAGATCATAACCTACTCTAAACACGGCGGCTGCACCGAGTCACGTGATGATCgttatcattaaaaaaaaatcaaatcttttctttcggcaatttgatgatttttaaatgtctCGTTTTCCTACTActagatggcgtgaaagaatCAAGTTGTAAATCTCACCACTAGATGGCGAAGCCCCACATAAACGTCAGATTTTGTTTGCACCGAGATTCTCGTTTCGAAAATACCTCGAGGCCAAAATGTCTCGATGTTCAAAGAGTTTTTTTACGGGTAGGAGGAGGGAGGTGGTACGTGAACAGAGGGTGGCAGCTCAACAAGGTTTCCCCTATCTCTGTTGGTGAGGGGGGGTTTCGGTGTGTCGCTGGCGTCGTCACTACGAGTCGGGACGTTGATTGGAGTGGACGGTGCGCGCGTCTCGAGAGTCGGCgtccaaagaaaagaagaatcaacACACGACGACCAACTCGAAAAacgaatcaatcaaaaaccCTAAGAGATAATTAAGAGACttgatttcgtttgttttctctcaACTGGCCCAGTGCTTTTCAATTGTGTCAgtttgttgtgtgtctgtgtcgaGTTTTCCGTGTGTCTAATCAATTGAATAAGTGATTTGAAATCGTGAAGAAATCATGTGGAATGTTCCAGTGCCTGCCtagcccacacacacactctgacGTACACACCTTgttgattacacacacactaaaTAGCCTCAGAGACCATTGACCGTGCGCTGCAGCTAATAATCACCAAGGTAAcgaaacttttctcttttctgctGGTGTGTCTGCAATCAGTTGACTGAATTTCAACAGctattgatgatgatgtgtaTTGATATTGACTGGTAGCACAGTAGAGCGAATGAAAGTGTGAAGGAGGAATGTTCTGATAATTGTACATTGCCCGTGGTGGGATTGTAGTTCGTTAGTGAACTGCTGTACTAAACAcaacgagaaagagagaaaaggttttttgAAAGGGAACACACAAAGGCCCTAGAGGCAAGGTCGTCCCCTTGGGCGAGTAACTCGATTCGATTAATCGATTGCTTatcttttctctcgtttgGTCGATATAATAACATTCCACCTCCATGTGTCTTATCTGTCGCTCTAATCagcttttcgttttttcataAATCTCGTTACACAGTCCAAATGATGAAATATGATGGATggtctatttttccttttgttttattttaaataccgGACATCCTGTCTCTTGTGTGTCATCCTTTTCCActctaattcttcttcttccttttttctgattattatttctggcgttgattacaattttttgttgttttttaagcGACACCTGGCGCCCAAAAAAATACTCTGCCCATTTGATATCCCACCCCTCTCTTGTTTGAAAGTTATTCGATCCGGAACTAATTCGTTTTTGTCGACTTCCGGTGACTGGCCAACATTTTTGTTCGTTGGTCGCCTGAATGGGACAAACACGAGgagtagaaaaaagggaaaattgttTGTTCCTTCGTTCCGCTTTGACGATTtttacttcattttcttcccttttattttatttcaatccaCGGCTGAGAGATGTGTGTGATTCAAAGTAAACATTCCGGCCGGATTTTGtggaattttgttgtttgattggaGGAATGTAACTGGTGAGGCCCAGTTATATTTTTGCCTGGCCAGAAAAGTTGGTCGGTCGATGAtgcgattgttgttgttgttgttggctggatGAATCCGCTGGTTGGTAGAGAGAGATAGACGTGGCTGACGAACGGTGATTTGAACGAACGCGGTCTGCTCCGTTGTTCCCGGGagcgttttcttcttcttctagccAGTCAGCCGTGGGTTGGGGAAGGATGGAACGTGTTGTTTGCGTGCGTGTCTTGAGAGAAAAAGGGTCGATGTCCTCCACTAACCTgcacttcttttctttcttctcctaaCATCTTCCAACACAAACGGCACAGGTGTGTGTGAACCAAAGGCACCTGCGCTCCTTCTCCCGCATCACCCAAAATGCGCATTGctgttgttgacttgttgttgTGCCGCAATTATTTACCCCCCGACCGTTTGTCTTTTTCATCAGCCGTGGGGCGAGAGtcaatcaaacaatttcatcACTTTGCCCAATTCTGCAACTACGGACACTGACTGTTGACTCAAGTCCCGTACTACCACCAAAGTCAGTGGCCAGGAGAGACGAGGGGGatcaagttgttgttggagcTAATCATTTGCCAGCGGTTGGTGGCCACCACCGCGGCCGTGTGGTTTTCGGTTCTTGTGGTTTCCAAcgatcaaataataataataaaaatgggtttgaggggggagaaaaaataagaaaaagaattccaagGGTTTAATTCTGTGTGTGTTAAGGTGAACGATCTCTCTCTCCGGCTGGATTGGTTAACTGTTTTTATAGAATTCCGGTACGGCGGCTTTGGCCTTATAGACGATATTTGATATCGTCGTTAGTAAATTACCGGAGCAGGACAACACACGAACGAACCAACGGAGATAAAAATCAtatttcttctattctttgGTTAAAAGACGACATAGAAAAAGTGGAGCaacgaaaaaatcaaacacacaaagtgttttgtgtgtttggaGTTGTTTCCCCCCGCAGCTCGTCGGCCGCATTCctgacgagaagaaaaaagataatggcgagaaagatatttttttgatgGTGGTGGGGGTTATTATCTGCTTTGCCGTGCGCGATGACGTTACATGTGCCATTAAGTCGCTTATAATTGACTCTGCGCTGTGCAAAGGAGATTGGAGGCCATTGTGGGAAAACATTGGCAGGagtggaaatttaaaaaaaacattgtttcCAAGGCAACCGAGAAGACGACGGTCGTTAAGATCGCATCATCACACCTCACAGTCTCTGagccaacaacttttttcgaGTGGTGGGGGAGAGTCCCGTTTTTCTCGTCTAATTTTAGCCATCCCTCACCCTTCACCGGTGTCAGTGACGTCAGTCAAAACTTTCAAGTTCTATTTTTCTtagaagtaaataaataagagatGGAAAGATTTTCTTCCGGAAATGTTCATCCGGTTTTGTACGTCAAATGTAGggggaggaaagagagagaaaaagttgtgatgGTTTGTTTATAATATCGGGCGCTTCTGTAATGGAATTAGCCATTCAAAATGGCCGTTCTTGTAACTGGGCGAGAGGGTGTAGTAGATGTtgtgatatatatttttagaaaggtTTCCCTCTCCTGCCACCCCTCTGCTGCTACTCCTTGTGCTCCTGCTTTTACTTTGAAGAGGAGCAGACGACGACCTCTTTTGGAAAACCGGTCGGATTATTATAATaacacggcagcagcagcccccacCGAATGGAATGCCAGTAGCAGCCGGGgccccgaaaaaaataaagtccaaCTGTGGAAAAACTCCTCTTGAGTTACAGACAAGGAGCCCACAAAGAGGAGGAACTTTTCTTCTGGTTTCTGTCAggatttttcgtttccttttcttgacGGTCGGAGATCGATgattgtctttctttcttcttttttatttctttgtgtgtCAGTTTTTACACAAACAGACGGACACACGCGCGTCGTGGATTGTTCAAGGGGCTAATCTTATTGGGGTGACTCTTTTTTGCTTGTCGCATTTGACCGTTTTGTGGGTTCTCCTTTTTGCAACGGAGTAAAATCACAACTATCCGCATTCCGCCGGCTCTTTCAATcaaaccgaaaaataaaataaaaagtttctatttattttctggtggggaaaatagaaaaatatgagAGAAGCGCCTCTGGCGGCGTGACACGGGCTGCGGTGGGAAAAAGGTGAGGCTCCACGACGACCTTCACAGATATCTTCCgatcgtcttttgttttcttcttgtgattCATTTTTCCCGAATTTTTCCTAGTCGGCGGTGCCAAATGTGCACGcctcgtcttcgtcgtcgggTGTCGTCATTTTCAATCCCGAAAAAGGTTTCGTCGATGTGTCACGGGCCGCATGACAttggcattttcttctttcctttgtgGGCACCAcccgtttcttcttttatttctctccagCTGGCAAGTGAAGGGGTTTGTTGGCCATCTAGCGGGCAACTTttcatttcccaaaaaaagagttgaagaaaaagaagaaaatgccgACACGACACGACTGCCGTGATATTTGAGATGAAATTGGCCGGTGGACGGTGGCGCCAGGTGGCTGAAACCCAATGGCTGCGCttaattctctttctttctttcttcttttggcacaGGTAAAactcgagaaaaagaaagaagaaaaggtgatGACGACTAGGAGAGAGGAATGTTCCACAACAACATGGCCGGTGTACTGGAGAGAAgggccttttcttttctcaatggAACTCGATCCGGCCCTTTTTGTCTCTTCATTTTCGCCAGAATCTTGTCCTTGTTGTTGGATGCAACGGGGggtagttgttgttggtgctgGCCACAGTTTCGAATGTCGCAGAGTAACCCGATactgtttttttcctctttaaaACTCTGCGGggaaaattgaatattgatgAGATGATGGACCAATTATTAcccgacaaaaaaatgaaaagtccaacatttttagaaaatcaaGCGGACAATGAACTGGGCCGGCTGTGAATGTTTTCCTTGCGGAACGGATGAATAGCCAAAAATaaatctcttcttctattcttttgttgttgaagtgAGAAACAAAATTCCCTTTCACCGATTTGTCGGTTTTTCGTGAGAAATTTCGGTGGTGCGGGACTCATCCGCACACACTTCTTTGTGCCGCAGCAATGGCGGccaaagcagaaaaaaacagttttgtgtttttctggGCCACTGTTAATCAAAATTGAGAAGGAATGGAAGTCAGGAATGACGAACGGGATATGCTAAGCTGCAGGCGATACATTTCTCCGTTCATTCTTGGTCGTGTCACATCTGTTTTCTCATTCACTCTAAatattcatctttttctttctttctttatgcGTTTATTTTTCAGGTGGAAAACAGGTTTGCCCGTCGATGAGTTTCCAACGGCGGCCCAGATAATCAAACAACCCAGCCAACAACCCCCCCTccgccaacaacaactcaaTTCTTCCCaaaactgttgttgtttgttgttcctGTCCATGCGTGATTGACGTCCACCCGTGGgaccctctttttttttggaaatcaaGAAATTCCCGAGATGCCTGGAACGCTGGACGAGGTCAACTGTTGCGTGTCTCCCACGCCAACGGGTTCTTCCGGTCTGTCGTCGCCTCCTCCGCCCGCCTCGTCCCTATCGCCCCAGCACCTCCAGTCTCACCAGGACTCGCTCAACAATTCGCAATCGTCGCGCGAGTTCAAAGATTACAACGGCATCCGCAGCTGGGGATCGCGCAACAACAATTCGCGATCCAGCAGCGCCCTGGACAGGCATAGCGAATCCAGCGAGAGTCTCGACAATCATTCGACCTGCAGCGCCAATGGCGGCCGACAGGTACATTTCCACACAGTCAAATCTAATTTAATTGGTGGAAGAAgaatgtttatatttttttttttaaattccggccggaattaAAAGATGCAGGATTTCATTGGTTCGTCCGAGTACATTCCGACCCGTTCGACCAAAACCGCGCCCAAAGTGGCCTACAATCCCATGCAGTTTGTCAAGACTGGGCCGACCAAATTGGCCAAAACGGCCCAGGAGCAGCTCAAGAAAGCGGAAGAAGTCAAAAAGGTCCGCGAGACGAAAAAGGACGACGCCGAGGATTGGCAATcggtaaattcattttttttccaaattcatttaaatagtttattaatttatatttccGGATTTGATAGAATTTGGAAGGATGGAAGTCGAGTCGGCGGAAGCGACAGGAGCACGTAATTGAGCGAGTCACCGAAGTCAAGCGGATGGAACAAGAGGAAGCGCTAAAAGCCTCTGAAGCTGCCACCAAACGGCTCATCAATATCCGGtagaattcaaaattcaattttaaatgaaattaaaattaaaatttcaattttttaaaaaagggagaaacgtGGGAAATTGTCGGCGTTGTATTCGGTGGAGGACAACGACGAGATTGAATTCCTTTCGAATTCAGACGAATGTGGAACGACGACGGTGGCATCCGGCGATCCGGTTGATTCTTCGCCCGACTCGTCCGTCTTCAACGGAGACACCAGtcaggtatttttattttaaattcacctttaatttattcacgaaattttctttcaatttattgCGCAACAACCGCCGTCACCACACTGAAATGTGATTGTTGTCTGCCTGTGTGTGGCTTTGCGGTTTTCCGGTGAGagattcatttgattttttcttcttttcaactcGGTTGCGATCCATTTCCCATGAGCGCAGAATTCGGCAACCGAACAGGCGGCGTCGATCACGAACACGGTAACGACGACGCCCAGTGACCTGGGATCGCATCAGGGTGATGAGTACACGTACGAGAAATCCATCGAAGATTACGTCAAATTCTCCACTTCGGCTCTGtcgaaacaacaacaggaaacGAGGAGCACCAGCAGTCGAACAACATGGACGAAATCGTCCAGGTGAGTTTCTTTTCCCAGTCAGGCCGGGCCGGGCCATAAAGGGCAGGTCGTAAAAACCGCAGCAACGAGTCGAGTTCTTCTCCACTTTACGACTGCCattcgggttgttgttgttgttatctgCTTGTGGCCGTCGtcttatcaaatcaaaagcaCTCACTCATCCTCCTCCTATTCTTAACTTTAATCGTGTTTGTTCCTTTTTGGCTTATGGCAGGATGGAGCAGGAGGAGCAGAGGGTGGAGGTCGTCGTGAAACGACAGGAGGCCACCAAGGTGGACCAACAGCCCCCCCAGGCGTCCGACAGGAATAATAAACCCACCGGTAAATATTTGGCTGGCACAACCAAcgcccatttttattttatgctaatcAACCATGCAGCAAATATTGACCTTTTTCGGGCAGATAACGCCGCCGCCGATTTGGTCATGGTGAAGCGACGCTCCGTTTTCGAACGGGACCATTTCACCACGGCGCCGGATGTGGATAAGGCCAGCATTACGGCCGCCAATCGTCGATCGGGTGAATTCTCGTCCACCTTCAAGAACCGATTGTCCACTTTCGAGTCGACGgaagcggctgctgctgccgctgtcAAAACAGACGCCGTTGTGGCGCCACCGCCGAGTCGGGTGACGCCGGATCGAGATCCGCATTTCAAGAACAAATTGGCCAATTTCCATAAAGTGGAAGAAACTGCCGCCACCGCTCCGGCCAGTCATGCCCTTCCGCCTCCACCCGCTGAGGCCGATGAGACCCACACCAACAAACCCAATTTCAAAGCCAAATTGGCCGCATTCCGCCAGGTGGAAGAAAAGGCCAAATCAGCCCCGCCGCcaccaacgacgacgacgatggcggCTGTCAAAATGAACAACAAACCGGCCGTTGCGGCTAATAAACCCGTGATTCCGGCAGTCAAACCACCGTCTATACTCCGCACTGCCCAGGTGCCTCAACAACAGAAAGCCAAGAGCATCGAACCCATCCAGCCGGAACCGATTTACGCCAATTCATCGGTTGCCATGGccggatcttcttcttcctccacttCCGGACATCAACGAGTGGTGGTGGATGCCCAACCGTCTTACCCTTCGTCAGGTCCGCCTGCGGGTGCCGGCGATGCGGAATCTTATTCCGACTGCACGGAAGACGAAGGCATCCGCTCCTTGTCGCCCCACGGCACTCCGTCACCCACGTCGCCCACACCCAATGGAATGGAACCGCCTGAGCCTTTGCCTCCGCCTCTTCCGTCTCATCCGCCCATCGGCTATTCTCCCTACAGCTTCCAgaatcagcagcaacaacggTATCAAATCCATGGATAAATTTCATAATTCCGTTTGATTGTGTTAAAATGTTGAATCTGAATTTCTAGTGAACCGGAACCTGTTGCCGGAATTGCCGACTCTCCATCGCCCAGTTCGCCTCAATTGGCTTGGCCTGCAGGCAATGCGGAGGTACAGTTTGAAATCTCCTGAAATACAGGGAGGTTATATAGCATGTCGGCAGTGGGTAGAGCCGCTagtctttttcatttaattttcttatttagttttggccaaatttttttttgtttttttcctctcccaCGTCTTCACTTTTTTTGGGGTGACTCTTCCGGGGCTCTTGGAGCGGAAATTCCCTTTCCTAATTTTCCagcacctcctcctcctctgttttttccttccctatccttaaaattttttagtcaagataattttttgtttgtttattttatttgagtttttcatttaatttctttttttgtttttatttcgatttttcctttcccccccccctctcacCTGGTATCCGGCCTTTTTCCTTCCCTCCCACCCTACCccgtttgtgttgttgttgttgtttgggggtcgggttgttgttgttgtgggtgAAGGCTGTTGTATGGGACGATTGGGTGGTAGACTTGGGGTCGGCGGTTCAGAACGCGGCTCCTCCTTCCGAGAaaccccctcctccccccatCTCGAATCCTCCGACTGAGACTCCGATTGTTGTCCATCATCAATCGACTTCGACTACTTCCACTACTCCTTCCACTACTACTTGCCATTCTGCTACTACTTGTGCGAAACTCACTTCCGGCCATCCACAGGTAATCCAGTCATCAcatttttagacttttttcttttcttctttctctttgaaacaaacaaaaaacggggAGGGAACCGACCACAcatggacaaaaaaaatatcattttttttaatttttcttattcaggGGGAGTTGTCTTTCCCacccttttattatttttttgttgtagatttgtgaatatttttttcctggttgTGTGTTTCCAActtcctattattattttatcgaTTTTATAATTGaccctttcatttttttgcctGTTAGTTTTATTAGAATTTCACGGTCGATTTCactttggccatttttttgttgttgtttctttttgggggttttgcGGCTTTTTCTCTgatagtttttagtttttcccaccacacacaattttttaaaatgtttggttGCCTTTTTATTCTCGCGGTTCGTTGCACTTTTTGTGTTTGGTAGAATTCGATGCCGGAcaatgtccttttttatttagtacCGCCATTCATTTCTAATTCTAAActaaaagttgttttctaaTTCGATTGTCTTTCGCAAAACAATGGACAAACACCCACCGACACATTTGTGTAGCTCCGCCGCAATGAAAAGACGATGGAACCCGCCGGATTGCGACAGGAATTGCGCAAAAGGCGATCGGATTTCCTTGGATTCGACGTCAACGCCATGGAGGAcggtaattgaattttaattgaatttaaattgaaaaaaaattgaattttcggATTGAATTTTTAGATGCCAAGGAACTGGCGGATGCGATCCCTCCACCGCCCGATTTGAAGACGCTCCTGCGCAACTCGTCGACGGATTACAGGGCGTCCGAGTTTGGCCTGGCCGAATGGCAACCGCCGTCGCCTCCGCACGAGGAGGAGCTGGCCCGCAAGGAGCGCGAGATCATCGAAACGctggaaaaggaagaaaacgaaCGGACCGTTCGTTCAGCATCCGCCGGATTGCACAACAGGAGCCAAGACGAGCACGGAATCGAGTACGAAATGACGGCCGAGATTGACCAATTGGCTCGCGAGTGGCAGACGGGCTCCAGCATCCGCAGAGCGTCTACCAAATTCCAGCCGCACCAGCAGGAGTCGCTCATCCGCCCGGAAGGAGAAGTGAAACAGCAACTCCACGTCGAAGTCAACCACCGACAACCACATTTGCCAGcaccgcaacaacagcaacaacaccaacagcaGTCGATATTGGTGTCGCCTTCGTtatcttcgtcgtcgtcatccgcTGGCGCCGTCAAGCAAGTCTCTCCCCAGCCAATCCATCCGCAACAGTCGCAACTGTCGCCCCCCAAACCGTCACGACTCAGTGCGGCTCCTAAGCCGAAACTGCACGACGGTGAGGCCTGGATGGCCAAGCGTAAAGTGGCGTCCGAGGGCGGCGTTGCCGGAGCAACAGCAACGGCCGGAGCTGGAGCTGCTGCCGGACGTAAGGATATGAAAGACGTTTCGCGTCATTGGCTCATCCAGGAGGCGGAACAGAGGCGCATTGATGCCATGCAGGAGCGACAACGCAACTATTCGCCATTGTCGTCCTCGTCTTCCCTGCAATTAACTCCGCCCGTACGTCCGATGGCCCATCCGGCCACCACGCAGAGCCCGCCGGCTCCTTCCGCCGTCCAGCCGTCGtccatcaacaacaatttgATGGCGGGGACGGCCGACGGAAGTCACTGGATGTCACGTTCGTCATCTTCGACTTCGATGGATAAAATGTCGGAATTGCGGCTGCTGGGCCCCAACAGCAAAGGCGGAATGGATCACTCGTTCCGCTCGACGTCCAGTCTCGGCTCCTCGCCCACTCCTCGTCCGCTCTACGCCAATCAGGAGGAGATTTTGGAGTACGCGGATTTCACGGGAGCTCCGCACACGGCCCCACCCGTCTGGCAGGTCCGCTCTCTTGTGTCTTCCGGTTCGATGGATCAGCTGCAGAGCatccatcaccatcaccaccaccacctcggTAGCATCCAGTCGCCGCCGTCCAGGCCGGCCAAGAGCCAGTCGCAAACGCTTCCGTCggcttcttcctcttccgccATGCAGCAATTCAGCGGCAACGCCGCCCAGACCCAACCGTCGTGGAGGTCCACTCATCCGCCCGGTGAGACGGACAAGGAACCCATCGCCCCACTTCCGCATTCGGTACGTCATTTTGGGTCCAATTTGTTATTTGtcgattgatttttaattcatttaataaaatcaGGTGATTACGACATTGACGCAGCGGATGACGCagaggagcaacaacaacaacaacaatgccAATTACGGGGACTATATGAACGTGCAGGAAGCGACAGttgctcaacaacaacaacagcagt containing:
- the LOC124198484 gene encoding uncharacterized protein LOC124198484 isoform X4, with protein sequence MPGTLDEVNCCVSPTPTGSSGLSSPPPPASSLSPQHLQSHQDSLNNSQSSREFKDYNGIRSWGSRNNNSRSSSALDRHSESSESLDNHSTCSANGGRQDFIGSSEYIPTRSTKTAPKVAYNPMQFVKTGPTKLAKTAQEQLKKAEEVKKVRETKKDDAEDWQSNLEGWKSSRRKRQEHVIERVTEVKRMEQEEALKASEAATKRLINIREKRGKLSALYSVEDNDEIEFLSNSDECGTTTVASGDPVDSSPDSSVFNGDTSQNSATEQAASITNTVTTTPSDLGSHQGDEYTYEKSIEDYVKFSTSALSKQQQETRSTSSRTTWTKSSRMEQEEQRVEVVVKRQEATKVDQQPPQASDRNNKPTDNAAADLVMVKRRSVFERDHFTTAPDVDKASITAANRRSGEFSSTFKNRLSTFESTEAAAAAAVKTDAVVAPPPSRVTPDRDPHFKNKLANFHKVEETAATAPASHALPPPPAEADETHTNKPNFKAKLAAFRQVEEKAKSAPPPPTTTTMAAVKMNNKPAVAANKPVIPAVKPPSILRTAQVPQQQKAKSIEPIQPEPIYANSSVAMAGSSSSSTSGHQRVVVDAQPSYPSSGPPAGAGDAESYSDCTEDEGIRSLSPHGTPSPTSPTPNGMEPPEPLPPPLPSHPPIGYSPYSFQNQQQQREPEPVAGIADSPSPSSPQLAWPAGNAEAVVWDDWVVDLGSAVQNAAPPSEKPPPPPISNPPTETPIVVHHQSTSTTSTTPSTTTCHSATTCAKLTSGHPQLRRNEKTMEPAGLRQELRKRRSDFLGFDVNAMEDDAKELADAIPPPPDLKTLLRNSSTDYRASEFGLAEWQPPSPPHEEELARKEREIIETLEKEENERTVRSASAGLHNRSQDEHGIEYEMTAEIDQLAREWQTGSSIRRASTKFQPHQQESLIRPEGEVKQQLHVEVNHRQPHLPAPQQQQQHQQQSILVSPSLSSSSSSAGAVKQVSPQPIHPQQSQLSPPKPSRLSAAPKPKLHDGEAWMAKRKVASEGGVAGATATAGAGAAAGRKDMKDVSRHWLIQEAEQRRIDAMQERQRNYSPLSSSSSLQLTPPVRPMAHPATTQSPPAPSAVQPSSINNNLMAGTADGSHWMSRSSSSTSMDKMSELRLLGPNSKGGMDHSFRSTSSLGSSPTPRPLYANQEEILEYADFTGAPHTAPPVWQVRSLVSSGSMDQLQSIHHHHHHHLGSIQSPPSRPAKSQSQTLPSASSSSAMQQFSGNAAQTQPSWRSTHPPGETDKEPIAPLPHSVITTLTQRMTQRSNNNNNNANYGDYMNVQEATVAQQQQQQSAVGSTTRAGPQVPAQRPANYRHPSVVGPSHSAPVQSSAGVHQSQNNNDRMLSVSGKKKCSLCQEELGRGAAMIIESLRLFYHINCFRCCVCGIALGNGTAGTDVRVRNNNLHCHDCYSNDDGLKFSKV